In the genome of Leucobacter luti, one region contains:
- a CDS encoding phosphatase PAP2 family protein, with protein MTRSPAVSSRARVAAGVRTATPWAVLGILLVVAFGLTLRFVIGGTIGPLGPDEWWHGTAAVSRGSAPSAIAIFFAEIGGGVGAAACAAIAAALLLALRRPRDAAAVATAMLFGVIASETLKAIVLRPRPWDQLYASHGSSFPSGHSLGAAALAISLILVVAAADEVPRAAVRWAWAAGIGWIVLMMWSRTALHVHWLTDTVAGALLGACFAILARRFWFRRDITALRSPGPR; from the coding sequence ATGACTCGATCCCCAGCAGTGTCATCCCGAGCGCGGGTTGCCGCGGGCGTCCGCACTGCGACACCGTGGGCGGTGCTCGGCATTCTGCTCGTCGTCGCGTTCGGACTCACGCTGCGATTTGTCATCGGCGGTACGATCGGGCCGCTCGGCCCCGATGAGTGGTGGCATGGCACCGCCGCGGTGAGCCGCGGCTCCGCCCCGTCCGCGATCGCCATATTCTTCGCAGAGATCGGCGGTGGAGTTGGCGCAGCGGCGTGCGCGGCGATTGCCGCAGCGCTGCTGCTCGCCCTACGCAGGCCGCGCGACGCGGCTGCGGTCGCGACGGCCATGCTTTTCGGGGTCATCGCTTCAGAGACCCTGAAAGCAATCGTGTTGCGCCCCCGCCCATGGGATCAGCTCTATGCCTCGCACGGCAGCTCGTTCCCTTCTGGACACTCACTCGGTGCAGCAGCCCTCGCGATTTCCCTCATTCTCGTGGTTGCGGCGGCGGACGAGGTCCCCCGCGCAGCCGTGCGCTGGGCCTGGGCTGCCGGGATCGGGTGGATCGTGCTGATGATGTGGAGCCGAACCGCGCTGCACGTGCACTGGCTCACCGACACCGTCGCCGGGGCCTTGCTCGGTGCGTGCTTCGCGATTCTGGCACGCCGCTTCTGGTTCCGTCGAGACATCACCGCGCTCCGCTCTCCGGGACCCCGCTGA
- a CDS encoding DNA-directed RNA polymerase subunit beta, with amino-acid sequence MAAARNASSSTQPKNGRNHQRLSFAKISDTLSVPNLLALQLESFDWLVGNDVWKERVIEAQAQGRDDIALKSGLEEIFDEISPIEDNAGTMQLSFENPILDEQKFTIEECKERGKTYAAPLYVEAAFYNTETQVLKSQTVYMGDFPIMTDKGTFIINGTERVIVSQLVRSPGVYFDRAQEKTSDKDVFTARVIPSRGAWLEFEVDKRDQVGVRIDRKRKQSVTVFLKALGMTSEEILEEFAGYESIALTLEKDGILTQEEALKDIYRKQRPGEQVAIEAARALLDNSYFNAKRYDLAKVGRYKINRKLGIDAPITDSVLSLEDIVSTIKYLVGLHAGTETMPGVRDGQPIDVRLDIDDIDHFGNRRIRAVGELIQNQVRTGLSRMERVVRERMTTQDIEAITPNTLINTRPVLAAIKEFFGTSQLSQFMDQNNPLAGLTNKRRLSALGPGGLSRDRAGVEVRDVHPSHYGRMCPIETPEGPNIGLIGALATFARINAFGFIETPYRRVLDGKVTDQVDYLTAHEEDEYLIAQAGAPLTKDGKFSEKQVLARPRGSEVILVDAGRVDYMDVSPRQMVSVATSLIPFLEHDDANRALMGANMQRQAVPLVRSESPVVGTGMEGYAAIDAGDVVTAAKSGVIADVSADVVTIQEDEGGTKSYFMRKFDRSNQGTNYNHRVIVKAGERIEAGEVIADGPATENGELALGKNLLVAFMSWEGHNFEDAIILSQNLVKDDTLSSIHIEEYDVDARDTKLGKEEITRDLPNASMEALKDLDERGIIRIGAEVTPGDILVGKVTPKGETELSAEERLLRAIFNEKSREVRDTSLKVPHGVSGTVTSVKVFDAENDNDDELGSGVNQRVVVYIAQKRKITEGDKLAGRHGNKGVISKILPVEDMPFLADGTPVDVILNPLGIPGRMNFGQVLEIHLGWIAKQGWKVDGSPEWAAKLSQQALEAAPNTKVATPVFDGASEAEIAGLLDSTLETRDGDRLIGSSGKTRLFDGRSGEPYPYPVSVGYMYILKLHHLVDDKIHARSTGPYSMITQQPLGGKAQFGGQRFGEMEVWALEAYGAAYALQELLTVKSDDILGRVKVYEAIVRGENIPEPGVPESFRVLLKEMQSLCLNVEVLNADGQAVSLRDNDDEAHRTAEELGINLSSRFETSSIDEI; translated from the coding sequence TTGGCTGCTGCGCGCAACGCATCGTCATCCACCCAACCGAAGAACGGTCGCAACCATCAGCGACTTTCCTTCGCCAAGATTTCCGACACACTGTCGGTGCCGAATCTGCTGGCACTGCAGCTTGAGAGCTTTGATTGGCTCGTCGGCAACGATGTCTGGAAGGAGCGCGTCATTGAGGCCCAGGCCCAAGGACGCGACGACATCGCACTGAAGAGTGGTCTGGAGGAGATCTTCGACGAGATCTCCCCGATCGAGGACAACGCTGGCACCATGCAGCTGTCGTTCGAGAACCCGATCCTCGACGAGCAGAAGTTCACCATCGAGGAGTGCAAGGAGCGCGGCAAGACGTACGCAGCTCCGCTGTACGTCGAGGCGGCCTTCTACAACACCGAGACTCAGGTGCTGAAGAGCCAGACGGTCTACATGGGCGATTTCCCCATCATGACCGACAAGGGCACGTTCATCATCAACGGCACCGAGCGCGTCATCGTGTCGCAGCTGGTTCGAAGCCCCGGCGTCTACTTCGATCGCGCACAGGAGAAGACCTCCGATAAGGACGTCTTCACCGCTCGCGTGATCCCGAGCCGCGGTGCGTGGCTCGAGTTCGAGGTCGACAAGCGCGATCAGGTCGGTGTTCGCATCGACCGCAAGCGCAAGCAGTCGGTCACGGTCTTCCTCAAGGCGCTCGGCATGACGAGCGAGGAGATCCTCGAGGAGTTCGCCGGCTACGAGTCGATTGCACTCACCCTGGAGAAGGACGGCATCCTCACCCAGGAAGAGGCCCTCAAGGATATCTACCGCAAGCAGCGTCCGGGCGAGCAGGTCGCCATTGAGGCAGCGCGTGCGCTGCTCGACAACAGCTACTTCAACGCGAAGCGTTACGACCTGGCAAAGGTGGGTCGCTACAAGATCAACCGCAAGCTCGGGATCGACGCTCCGATCACGGACTCGGTGCTCTCGCTCGAGGACATTGTCTCGACGATCAAGTACCTCGTGGGCCTGCACGCCGGCACGGAGACCATGCCTGGTGTCCGCGATGGCCAGCCGATCGACGTCCGCCTCGATATCGACGACATCGATCACTTCGGCAACCGTCGTATCCGCGCCGTTGGCGAGCTCATCCAGAACCAGGTCCGCACGGGCCTGAGCCGGATGGAGCGTGTCGTGCGTGAGCGTATGACCACGCAGGACATTGAGGCGATCACGCCGAACACCCTGATCAACACGCGTCCCGTGCTGGCCGCGATCAAGGAGTTCTTCGGCACGTCGCAGCTGTCGCAGTTCATGGATCAGAACAACCCGCTCGCGGGTCTGACCAACAAGCGCCGCCTCTCCGCGCTCGGCCCCGGTGGCCTCTCGCGTGACCGCGCAGGCGTTGAAGTGCGAGACGTGCACCCGTCCCACTACGGCCGCATGTGCCCGATTGAGACCCCGGAAGGCCCGAACATTGGCCTGATCGGCGCACTCGCGACGTTCGCCCGCATCAACGCGTTCGGTTTCATCGAGACCCCGTACCGCCGAGTGCTCGACGGTAAGGTCACCGATCAGGTGGATTACCTCACCGCGCACGAAGAGGACGAGTACCTCATCGCGCAGGCTGGCGCTCCGCTCACCAAGGACGGCAAGTTCTCGGAGAAGCAGGTGCTCGCACGCCCCCGTGGCTCCGAGGTGATCCTGGTCGACGCCGGGCGCGTTGACTACATGGACGTCTCGCCGCGCCAGATGGTGTCGGTCGCGACCTCGCTCATTCCATTCCTCGAGCACGACGATGCGAACCGCGCGCTCATGGGCGCCAACATGCAGCGTCAGGCCGTGCCGCTCGTCCGTTCCGAGTCGCCAGTTGTCGGCACCGGTATGGAGGGCTACGCAGCGATCGACGCCGGTGACGTGGTCACCGCTGCGAAGTCCGGTGTGATCGCTGATGTCTCGGCAGACGTCGTCACCATCCAGGAGGATGAGGGCGGCACCAAGAGCTACTTCATGCGCAAGTTCGACCGCTCCAACCAGGGCACGAACTACAACCACCGCGTCATCGTGAAGGCGGGCGAGCGGATCGAAGCAGGCGAGGTCATCGCTGACGGTCCCGCAACGGAGAACGGCGAGCTCGCGCTCGGCAAGAACCTCCTCGTCGCATTCATGTCCTGGGAGGGTCACAACTTCGAGGACGCGATCATCCTGAGCCAGAACCTGGTGAAGGACGACACGCTCTCCTCGATTCACATCGAGGAGTACGACGTCGATGCGCGTGACACCAAGCTCGGCAAGGAAGAGATCACCCGTGATCTCCCCAACGCGAGCATGGAAGCACTGAAGGATCTCGACGAGCGCGGCATTATCCGCATCGGCGCAGAGGTCACCCCCGGTGACATCCTCGTCGGCAAAGTCACGCCGAAGGGCGAGACCGAGCTGAGTGCAGAGGAGCGTCTGCTCCGCGCGATCTTCAACGAGAAGAGCCGCGAGGTGCGCGACACGTCGCTGAAGGTGCCCCACGGCGTCTCCGGAACGGTCACGTCCGTCAAGGTCTTCGACGCGGAGAACGACAATGACGACGAGCTCGGCTCGGGTGTCAACCAGCGCGTTGTCGTCTACATCGCTCAGAAGCGCAAGATCACCGAGGGCGACAAGCTTGCTGGCCGTCACGGCAATAAGGGCGTCATCTCGAAGATTCTGCCCGTTGAGGACATGCCGTTCCTCGCCGACGGTACCCCCGTCGACGTGATCCTGAACCCGCTGGGCATCCCGGGCCGAATGAACTTCGGTCAGGTGCTTGAGATCCACCTCGGGTGGATCGCGAAGCAGGGCTGGAAGGTTGACGGATCCCCTGAGTGGGCTGCCAAGCTCTCGCAGCAGGCGCTCGAAGCCGCTCCGAACACGAAGGTTGCGACTCCAGTGTTCGACGGCGCTTCCGAGGCCGAGATCGCGGGTCTGCTCGACTCGACGCTCGAGACCCGCGACGGCGACCGCCTGATCGGATCCAGCGGCAAGACGCGTCTGTTCGATGGCCGCTCAGGTGAGCCGTACCCGTACCCCGTCTCGGTGGGATACATGTACATCCTGAAGCTGCACCACCTGGTCGACGACAAGATCCACGCGCGTTCTACGGGTCCGTACTCGATGATCACGCAGCAGCCGCTCGGCGGTAAGGCTCAGTTCGGTGGCCAGCGCTTCGGTGAGATGGAAGTGTGGGCGCTCGAAGCCTACGGCGCCGCATACGCGCTGCAGGAGCTCCTCACGGTCAAGTCCGACGATATCCTCGGCCGCGTCAAGGTGTACGAGGCGATTGTCCGCGGTGAGAACATTCCGGAGCCGGGCGTGCCCGAGTCATTCCGCGTTCTCCTCAAGGAAATGCAGTCGCTCTGCCTGAACGTTGAGGTGCTCAACGCTGATGGCCAGGCCGTCAGCCTGCGCGACAACGACGATGAGGCCCACCGCACGGCAGAAGAGCTGGGTATTAACCTCTCCAGCCGCTTCGAGACCTCGTCTATCGACGAGATCTAA
- a CDS encoding DNA-directed RNA polymerase subunit beta', whose translation MLEGTSFNELQIRLATADDIRSWSFGEVKKPETINYRTLKPEKDGLFGEQIFGPSRDWECACGKYKRVRYKGIVCERCGVEVTKSSVRRERMGHIELAAPVTHIWYFKGVPSRLGYLLDMAPKDLEKVIYFAAYMIIDIDEEGRHEDLGELEAELRLELKALEDQRDISIAQRQQQAESDLAALEAEGAKADQRRRAEASAEKEMTSIRKGFDDDIARLQRVWEDFRNLKVGDLKPEDAVFADLMDRYGDYFEAYMGAEAIKKRLEAFDLAAESETLHLQISEGKGQKKIRAIKRLKVVSSFLQTGASPAAMVLDVVPVIPPELRPMVQLDGGRFATSDLNDLYRRVINRNNRLRRLLDLGAPEIIVNNEKRMLQEAVDALFDNGRRGRPVTGTGNRALKSLSDMLKGKQGRFRQNLLGKRVDYSGRSVIVVGPQLKLHQCGLPKQMALELFKPFVIKRLMDLSHAQNVKAAKRMVERARSEVWDVLEEIIRERPVLLNRAPTLHRLGIQAFEPQLVEGKAIQLHPLVCAAFNADFDGDQMAVHLPLSVEAQAEARVLMLASNNILKPSDGRPVTLPSQDMIIGLHHLTTIKPDSIGTGRAFGSVAEAILAMDEGTLDLGAKIKIRLIGYTDAEGVTYEKPVLVETSLGRAIFNEALPADYVYFEDVADKTSLSGLVNDLAERYPKVEVAATLDRIKDAGFHWASRSGVTVALSDIVTPSNKAEIIAEHEKRAAKVQRDYDRGMIQDRERHKALVEIWTEATDEVAAAMREAFPADNTIFRMVSSGARGNWLQIRNIAGMRGLVSNPKGEIIPRPIINSYREGLSVAEYFIATHGARKGLADTALRTADSGYLTRRLVDVSQDVIIREEDCGTRRGLDLPIAAPDANGVLVGDENVENSVYARTLSSEAVAADGTVVATAGEDVGDVLIDKLVTAGITEIKVRSVLTCESAVGVCATCYGRSLATGQRVDIGEAVGIIAAQSIGEPGTQLTMRTFHTGGSASADDITQGLPRVQELFEARTPKGASPIAEAAGRVTIEDTEKSRRILLTPDDGTEEKAYPVLKRATLIVQDGDHVELGQPFLAGTLDPKDILQVGSTENGKHIPGERAVQKYLVEGVQGVYRSQGVPIHDKHIEVIVRQMLRKVTVVDHGETELLPGELVDRARYQRINREAILETKRAATARPEVMGITKASLATESWLSAASFQETTRVLTQAAMEGSRDPLIGLKENVIIGKLIPAGTGLSTYRDVNVEATEEAKAERYPNRLFATEGTFDENDLSFVDFDSFTADEFNPGNYS comes from the coding sequence TTGCTCGAGGGTACGAGTTTCAATGAGCTGCAGATCCGTCTGGCGACCGCTGACGACATCCGCAGCTGGTCATTCGGCGAGGTCAAGAAGCCGGAGACCATTAACTACCGCACGCTGAAGCCGGAGAAGGACGGTCTGTTCGGCGAACAGATCTTCGGACCGAGCCGTGACTGGGAGTGCGCGTGCGGCAAGTACAAGCGCGTTCGGTACAAGGGCATCGTCTGTGAGCGGTGTGGTGTCGAGGTCACGAAGTCCTCGGTGCGCCGTGAGCGCATGGGCCACATCGAACTGGCTGCGCCTGTTACGCACATCTGGTACTTCAAGGGTGTCCCGTCACGCCTGGGCTACCTGCTCGATATGGCGCCGAAGGACCTCGAAAAGGTCATCTACTTCGCCGCGTACATGATCATCGATATCGATGAAGAGGGTCGCCACGAGGATCTCGGTGAGCTGGAGGCTGAGCTTCGGCTCGAGCTGAAGGCACTCGAGGACCAGCGTGACATCTCGATCGCGCAGCGTCAGCAGCAGGCCGAATCCGATCTCGCGGCGCTTGAAGCTGAAGGGGCGAAGGCGGATCAGCGCCGTCGCGCTGAAGCTTCCGCCGAGAAGGAAATGACCTCGATCCGCAAGGGCTTCGACGACGACATCGCTCGTCTGCAGCGCGTGTGGGAGGACTTCCGCAACCTGAAGGTTGGCGATCTCAAGCCGGAGGACGCTGTCTTCGCTGACCTCATGGACCGCTACGGCGATTACTTCGAGGCCTACATGGGCGCCGAGGCAATCAAGAAGCGGCTTGAGGCATTCGACCTGGCCGCTGAGAGCGAGACGCTGCACCTGCAGATCTCTGAGGGCAAGGGTCAGAAGAAGATCCGCGCCATCAAGCGCCTGAAGGTGGTGAGCTCCTTCCTGCAGACGGGCGCAAGCCCCGCTGCGATGGTCCTGGATGTCGTTCCGGTGATCCCGCCTGAACTGCGCCCGATGGTGCAGCTCGACGGTGGCCGCTTCGCGACCTCTGATCTCAACGATCTGTACCGCCGCGTGATCAACCGCAACAACCGCCTCCGTCGTCTGCTGGATCTCGGCGCTCCCGAGATCATTGTGAACAACGAGAAGCGCATGCTGCAGGAAGCTGTCGACGCACTGTTCGACAACGGCCGCCGCGGCCGTCCCGTCACGGGCACCGGCAACCGTGCACTGAAGTCCCTGAGCGACATGCTCAAGGGCAAGCAGGGCCGGTTCCGTCAGAACCTGCTCGGTAAGCGCGTTGACTACTCTGGCCGTTCGGTCATCGTGGTCGGCCCGCAGCTCAAGCTGCACCAGTGTGGCCTGCCGAAGCAGATGGCGCTCGAGCTGTTCAAGCCGTTCGTCATCAAGCGCCTGATGGATCTGTCGCACGCACAGAACGTGAAGGCGGCAAAGCGCATGGTGGAGCGTGCACGCTCCGAGGTCTGGGACGTGCTCGAGGAGATCATCCGTGAGCGCCCGGTGCTGCTGAACCGCGCACCGACGCTGCACCGTCTCGGCATCCAGGCGTTCGAGCCGCAGCTCGTTGAGGGCAAGGCGATCCAGCTGCACCCGCTCGTCTGCGCCGCGTTTAACGCTGACTTCGACGGTGACCAGATGGCTGTGCACCTGCCGCTGTCGGTTGAGGCGCAGGCCGAGGCCCGCGTGCTGATGCTCGCATCGAACAACATCCTGAAGCCGTCTGACGGCCGCCCGGTCACCCTGCCCTCGCAGGATATGATCATCGGCCTGCACCACCTCACCACGATCAAGCCCGATTCGATCGGCACCGGCCGTGCGTTTGGCTCGGTTGCCGAGGCAATCCTCGCAATGGACGAGGGCACGCTCGATCTCGGTGCGAAGATCAAGATCCGTCTCATCGGCTACACCGATGCCGAGGGCGTCACCTACGAGAAGCCCGTGCTCGTCGAGACCTCTCTCGGACGCGCGATCTTCAACGAGGCGCTCCCAGCTGACTACGTGTACTTCGAAGATGTCGCTGACAAGACCAGCCTGTCCGGTCTCGTCAACGATCTCGCGGAGCGCTACCCGAAGGTGGAGGTCGCTGCAACTCTCGACCGCATCAAGGACGCCGGCTTCCACTGGGCGTCGCGCTCGGGTGTGACCGTCGCTCTCTCGGATATCGTGACGCCGTCGAACAAGGCAGAGATCATTGCGGAGCACGAGAAGCGCGCCGCGAAGGTTCAGCGTGATTATGACCGAGGCATGATCCAGGATCGCGAGCGTCACAAGGCACTCGTCGAGATCTGGACGGAGGCGACCGATGAGGTTGCTGCCGCGATGCGCGAGGCGTTCCCGGCAGACAACACCATCTTCCGGATGGTCTCGTCTGGCGCACGTGGTAACTGGCTGCAGATCCGTAACATTGCGGGTATGCGTGGCCTGGTGTCGAACCCGAAGGGTGAGATCATCCCTCGCCCGATCATTAACTCGTACCGCGAGGGCCTGTCAGTTGCTGAGTACTTCATCGCGACTCACGGTGCCCGTAAGGGTCTTGCTGATACCGCGCTCCGTACCGCTGACTCGGGGTACCTGACCCGTCGTCTGGTGGACGTCTCGCAGGATGTCATCATCCGCGAAGAGGACTGTGGCACGCGACGTGGCCTCGACCTTCCGATCGCTGCTCCTGACGCCAATGGCGTGCTGGTTGGCGACGAGAACGTTGAGAACTCGGTCTACGCTCGCACACTCTCCTCTGAGGCAGTCGCTGCCGACGGCACCGTCGTCGCAACGGCTGGCGAGGATGTGGGCGACGTGCTCATCGACAAGCTCGTCACCGCTGGCATCACAGAGATCAAGGTGCGCTCCGTGCTCACCTGCGAGTCCGCTGTTGGTGTTTGCGCGACCTGCTATGGCCGCTCGCTCGCAACGGGCCAGCGTGTCGACATCGGTGAGGCCGTTGGCATCATCGCGGCACAGTCGATTGGTGAGCCGGGAACCCAGCTCACCATGCGTACCTTCCACACCGGTGGCTCGGCCTCGGCCGATGACATCACGCAGGGTCTGCCCCGCGTGCAGGAGCTCTTTGAGGCACGTACCCCCAAGGGTGCGTCCCCGATCGCCGAGGCCGCAGGCCGCGTCACGATCGAGGACACCGAGAAGAGCCGCCGCATCCTCCTCACGCCGGACGACGGCACCGAGGAGAAGGCGTACCCGGTGCTGAAGCGTGCAACGCTGATCGTGCAGGATGGCGATCACGTCGAGCTCGGCCAGCCCTTCCTGGCAGGAACGCTTGACCCGAAGGACATCCTCCAGGTCGGCTCCACCGAGAATGGCAAGCACATTCCGGGCGAGCGCGCGGTGCAGAAGTACCTCGTTGAGGGCGTCCAGGGCGTCTACCGTTCACAGGGTGTTCCGATCCACGATAAGCACATTGAGGTCATCGTGCGCCAGATGCTGCGGAAGGTCACCGTCGTCGATCACGGCGAGACCGAGCTGCTTCCAGGTGAGCTCGTCGACCGGGCCCGCTACCAGCGGATCAACCGTGAGGCGATCCTCGAGACCAAGCGTGCGGCAACGGCCCGCCCCGAGGTCATGGGTATCACCAAGGCGTCGCTCGCGACTGAGTCGTGGCTGTCGGCAGCCTCCTTCCAGGAGACCACCCGCGTCCTCACACAGGCTGCGATGGAGGGATCACGCGATCCGCTCATCGGTCTCAAGGAGAACGTCATCATCGGTAAGCTCATCCCGGCTGGTACCGGTCTGAGCACCTACCGGGATGTCAACGTTGAGGCAACTGAGGAGGCAAAGGCGGAGCGGTACCCGAACCGCCTGTTCGCCACCGAGGGCACCTTCGACGAGAACGATCTCTCGTTCGTTGACTTCGACAGCTTCACGGCTGACGAGTTCAACCCGGGCAACTACAGCTAA
- a CDS encoding spermidine/putrescine ABC transporter substrate-binding protein, producing MSDAIEERVGVAVDAWLRWVPSWSPGTHRGRSKICQRCTGSPILAAAGLTGDVPHQVMHALVSRMQRIIDRSVDRFTETELPALHEELSHDEMWRSGGYDPRANLEPEFEGLDPDPEPGDTEQPFLFTLAGLAEETKPAPPLPRPPLSAAEKQQLREDVARAGEYADECGRGVCFALVSHRARITAAISRFVEPQIQALMSELSEGLEPPR from the coding sequence GTGTCCGACGCGATCGAGGAGCGAGTGGGCGTCGCAGTTGACGCCTGGCTCAGGTGGGTGCCGAGCTGGAGCCCCGGAACGCATCGCGGACGCTCAAAGATCTGCCAGCGCTGCACGGGGTCCCCGATCCTTGCTGCAGCTGGGCTCACAGGAGATGTGCCGCACCAGGTGATGCACGCACTCGTCTCCCGAATGCAGCGGATCATTGACCGCAGTGTCGACCGCTTCACGGAGACAGAGCTGCCGGCCCTGCACGAAGAACTCTCGCACGACGAAATGTGGCGTTCGGGCGGGTACGATCCCCGCGCGAATCTTGAGCCGGAATTCGAGGGCCTGGATCCAGATCCAGAGCCAGGCGACACCGAACAACCATTCCTATTCACGCTCGCGGGCCTCGCCGAAGAGACGAAGCCGGCGCCTCCGCTCCCGCGCCCGCCGCTGAGCGCCGCAGAAAAGCAACAGCTCCGCGAAGATGTTGCGCGAGCGGGGGAGTACGCCGATGAGTGCGGCAGGGGAGTCTGCTTCGCGCTCGTGTCCCATCGCGCTCGGATTACCGCAGCGATCTCCCGCTTCGTGGAACCACAGATTCAGGCGCTCATGTCGGAGCTCAGTGAGGGGCTTGAGCCGCCACGGTGA
- the rpsL gene encoding 30S ribosomal protein S12 has translation MPTIQQLVRKGRTPKVSKTKAPALKSNPQQAGVCTRVYTTTPKKPNSAMRKVARVKLRNGTEVTAYIPGEGHNLQEHSLVLVRGGRVKDLPGVRYKIVRGALDTQAVKDRQQARSRYGAKKVK, from the coding sequence GTGCCAACTATTCAGCAGTTGGTTCGCAAGGGTCGCACGCCGAAGGTCTCAAAGACCAAGGCTCCCGCCCTGAAGTCGAACCCGCAGCAGGCAGGGGTTTGCACCCGTGTCTACACCACCACCCCCAAGAAGCCGAACTCGGCGATGCGTAAGGTCGCACGTGTGAAGCTTCGCAACGGGACCGAGGTCACCGCCTACATTCCGGGCGAGGGCCACAACCTGCAGGAGCACTCACTGGTGCTCGTGCGCGGCGGTCGCGTGAAGGACCTTCCCGGTGTTCGTTACAAGATCGTGCGCGGCGCGCTTGACACGCAGGCGGTCAAGGACCGTCAGCAGGCTCGCAGCCGCTACGGTGCAAAGAAGGTGAAGTAA
- the rpsG gene encoding 30S ribosomal protein S7: MPRKGPAPKRPVVADPVYGAPIVSQLVNKILLDGKKGLAERIVYGALEAVAEKSGQDAVTVLKKALDNVRPTLEVRSRRVGGSTYQVPVEVKPHRANTLALRWLTSYAKARRENSMTDRLTNEILDASNGLGAAVKRREDTHKMAESNRAFAHYRW; the protein is encoded by the coding sequence ATGCCCCGTAAAGGTCCTGCTCCGAAGCGCCCAGTAGTTGCCGATCCCGTATACGGCGCTCCCATCGTGAGCCAGCTTGTCAACAAGATTCTTCTTGATGGCAAGAAGGGTCTCGCTGAGCGCATCGTTTACGGTGCTCTCGAAGCTGTTGCAGAAAAGTCCGGTCAGGACGCTGTGACGGTGCTCAAGAAGGCGCTCGACAACGTGCGCCCCACGCTTGAGGTCCGTTCGCGTCGCGTCGGCGGCAGCACCTACCAGGTGCCCGTCGAAGTGAAGCCGCACCGCGCCAACACGCTCGCGCTGCGCTGGTTGACCAGCTACGCAAAGGCACGTCGCGAAAACTCGATGACCGACCGTCTCACGAACGAGATTCTCGATGCATCCAACGGCCTCGGTGCCGCTGTGAAGCGTCGCGAGGATACGCACAAGATGGCCGAGTCGAACCGCGCGTTCGCTCACTACCGCTGGTAA